A window of Marinifilum sp. JC120 genomic DNA:
TACAAAAAAGAATAGATAGTAGCGTAGGGGCGGATGTAGCCAAGTGGATTAAGGCAGTGGATTGTGAATTCACCATCGCGGGTTCAATTCCCGTCGTTCGCCCATGATGCCCGGGACCAAGAGGGGCGGATGTAGCCAAGTGGATYAAGGCAGTGGATTGTGAATYCACCATCGCGGGTTCAATTCCCGTCGTTCGCCCATGATGCCCGGGACCAAGTTATTATGATTTCTTTTTCCGCCTTTGTATTAAGCTTCTCTATTTTTYTTAATAAATKMTTYGCTACAAAAGGRTTTTTTTTTAGTGAACGTGTCACAGTTAATTAACTCCTWTTTTTTTAAGACGAAKAAAGAAATTSKATTTTCTCTCCTATTTACTACGGCGACGAAGAATCAAAKTMTCACTATATTTWTTCCTTTTTCTASTTCTTCTTCCAAGYGCAGGATAACCCCARGGGGTTRYGGGTTTTTTTCTACCAATTGGRGCCCTCCCTTCACCACCYCCATGGGGATGGTCKACAGGGTTCATAACTACTCCTCTTACTACAGGACGYTTACCTAGCCAACRYTTMGATCCGGCTYTACCCAAACTTTTCTGGTTYACCCCAACATTYCCCACTTGTCCGACTGTTGCTGAGCAGTTTTTSGATATCAAACGGACCTCYCCAGAAGGTAATTTTAATGTGGCCGATTTCCCCTCTTTTGCAATCAGTTTCGCTACAGCACCCGCTGCTCTAGCTAATTGTCCACCCYTTCCAAGTGTGAT
This region includes:
- the rplB gene encoding 50S ribosomal protein L2; amino-acid sequence: MSSSTSRKPYALEEACTVWEGVLIDQKEESTSTDMPLGTAIHNIEITLGXGGQLARAAGAVAKLIAKEGKSATLKLPSGEVRLISKNCSATVGQVGNVGVNQKSLGXAGSKXWLGKRPVVRGVVMNPVDHPHGGGEGRAPIGRKKPXTPWGYPALGRRXRKRXKYSXXLILRRRSK